A single Kryptolebias marmoratus isolate JLee-2015 linkage group LG16, ASM164957v2, whole genome shotgun sequence DNA region contains:
- the LOC108243202 gene encoding uncharacterized protein LOC108243202, producing MYKLLNPDPYLQAPELPTCLLSHNPGGLVSDMLSHQEEEEEEEAGECPVICHNVVGCGESISQADDAHWSICEHPIHSESSTTSSLTGYDPSFYLSQHQMKGFTTDYVEVSQHSTGGCCCEGLRMETNGCLGAYEQREPNFGPCWTESPCVYYGVRRNVVLGVEVVEEVAVEDTLEVILEDVQADDLLDIEVLEHEHLYPT from the exons ATGTACAAACTGCTGAATCCCGACCCTTACCTTCAGGCACCTGAACTTCCGACGTGCCTCCTTTCTCACAATCCAGGAGGACTTGTTTCAGACATGCTGAGCCaccaagaagaggaagaggaggaagaggcaggAGAATGTCCAGTGATTTGCCATAATGTCGTAG GTTGCGGTGAAAGTATAAGTCAAGCTGATGATGCTCACTGGTCCATCTGTGAACATCCAATTCACTCAGAGTCATCAACCACTTCAAGCCTGACTGGATATGATCCAAGTTTTTATCTGTCACAGCATCAAATGAAAGGGTTTACCACTGATTATGTGGAAGTATCACAGCATTCTACCGGGGGGTGTTGCTGTGAAGGTCTGAGGATGGAAACTAATGGATGCCTAGGAGCCTATGAGCAAAGGGAACCTAACTTTGGCCCCTGCTGGACAGAATCTCCATGTGTCTACTATGGAG TGAGAAGGAACGTGGTGCTAGgagtggaggtggtggaggaagTTGCTGTAGAAGACACCTTGGAAGTAAT ATTGGAGGACGTACAGGCAGATGATTTGCTGGATATTGAGGTTTTAGAACATGAACATCTGTACCCCACATGA
- the LOC108243236 gene encoding NACHT, LRR and PYD domains-containing protein 12-like isoform X1 — translation MNNTACCICFYEGDSTMSQSEKIDEAHLSSNDKLSEDHDNQKRQKRFEQKNRSSTTPSAVSIQSNKSMDYPLVFKHGSFSGVHQDLSTCHQTNADSLFGVLEKDTITFVKSELKKLQRLLSSDSSKDFQSQLEEEEEFLCDAQEKRSREEAFLKIILQFLRLMNEEEIADALLNSDSIVSPSEEKDEDYLPSNDKTSEKCDNWNRSERIQLKRHKFVPPSSVSLKSDKSMDYPLGLKQAEETSEEPAAPNFVSFRSNKSMDYPLGFKQAEKKNGTSTPNFVPLQSNKSMDYPLGFKQEGKEFRAHQKANLDSVFKLLEEKIVAFVKNELKKFQKLLNLERVCNQNEEEQVVDCKEEEEKMISKEAFLTIILQFLRRMNQEELGSSIMNKTCVIMCHCKLKFNLKKRLAYVFEGMAKAENPTLLKKIYTELYIIEGNTTQVNRKHEVKLIERVFMKSARPEKTIRCEDIFKSFSRSDKPIRTVMTEGVAGIGKTVLTQKFALDWAEDKANQNIQFIFPFSFRELNMVKQEKFSLVGLIHLFFSESKEAGIRNFEEFQVLFIFDGLDECRFPLNLNSKEILTDVTKPTSLDVLLTNLIRGKLLPSARIWITTRPAAACQIPPEFVDLVTDVRGFNDPQKEEYFRKRFTEEEQTRAIISHIKASRSLHIMCHIPVFCWISATVLEDAFKAREKRELPTSLTEMYVYFLVVLSKVKKVKYDGGAETDSLWSPETRKMIQSLGKLAFEQLMEGNLFFYESDLTECGIEIKAASVYSGVFTEIFQEERGVFHEKVFCFVHLSVQEFLAALHVHLTFISTGVNLLSEEQSSPQKPKISAETFDLFYQRAVDKALQSRNGHLDLFLRFLLGLSLRKNQTLLHGLVTRRETEISSSQNTVQYIKKKISQNVCILKNNNLFYCLNELKDCSLIEEVQQTLRSGRLPTDKLPPAQWAALVNVILSSEGNLDEFDLKNYYESDVALVGLVTVVINCTKAVLSCCNLTEMCCSGLASSLQSKCFILKKLDLSNNDLKDSGVKLLCGGLRSPNCTLETLRLSGCLITKEGCVALSSSLSFNCSHLKELDLSYNHPEEFGIKLFSAGLEDPSWALQTLRTEPGGPQFLKPGLGKYACELILDSNTAHRDLALPDNRKVTVRTENHPYPDHPERFEVMKQLLCKDGLTGQSYWEVEWRGSVCIAVTYKGIRRKGGSNDSCLGMNAQSWCLLCSDDGHSVLHDNQITPIQGAPSNRVGVYLDWPDGSLSFFRLFSDKKIHLHTFNFTFTEPVYPGFGIVSDSCNSSLALCHI, via the exons ATGAATAATACAGCATGTTGCATATGTTTTTATGAAGGGGATTCGACAATGAGTCAGTCTGAGAAAATAGATGAGGCACATCTGTCCTCAAATGACAAACTGTCTGAAGACCATGACAaccagaaaagacaaaaaag gtttgaacagaaaaacagaagttctACAACACCAAGCGCTGTGTCCATACAGAGCAACAAATCCATGGATTACcctcttgtttttaaacatggtTCATTTTCAGG AGTTCATCAGGATCTATCCACCTGTCATCAAACAAACGCGGACTCATTATTTGGG gtTCTTGAGAAAGACACAATTACTTTCGTTAAGAGTGAGCTGAAGAAACTTCAAAGGCTGTTAAGCTCCGATTCTTCAAAAGACTTTCAGAGTCAActtgaggaagaagaggagttTCTTTGTGACGCACAAgagaagaggagcagagaggaggccTTTCTGAAAATCATTCTGCAGTTTTTGAGGCTAATGAATGAAGAGGAGATTGCTGATGCTCTTCTGAACA GTGATTCCATTGTGAGTCCATCTGAAGAGAAAGACGAGGACTACTTGCCTTCAAATGATAAAACATCTGAGAAATGTGACAACTGGAACAGATCTGAGag GATTCAGCTAAAGAGACACAAATTTGTTCCACCAAGCAGTGTGTCACTAAAGAGTGATAAATCTATGGATTACCCTCTTGGATTAAAACA GGCTGAGGAAACATCAGAAGAGCCTGCTGCGCCAAACTTTGTGTCCTTCAGAAGCAACAAATCCATGGATTACCCTCTTGGTTTTAAACA GGCTGAGAAGAAAAATGGAACTTCTACACCAAACTTTGTACCCTTACAGAGCAATAAATCCATGGATTACCCTCTTGGATTTAAACAAGAGGGTAAAGAATTCAG AGCTCACCAGAAAGCAAACCTGGACTCAGTCTTTAAG CTTCTTGAGGAGAAAATTGTTGCTTTTGTAAAGAACGAGCTGAAGAAGTTCCAAAAGCTTTTGAACCTGGAAAGAGTTTGTAACCAGAATGAAGAAGAACAGGTGGTTGATtgcaaagaggaagaggagaagatgATCAGTAAAGAGGCTTTTCTGACTATAATTCTGCAATTTCTAAGGAGAATGAATCAGGAAGAGCTGGGCTCCTCTATAATGAACA aaacttgTGTGATCATGTGTCACTGCAAACTCAAATTTAATCTGAAGAAAAGGTTGGCATACGTGTTTGAAGGGATGGCTAAAGCAGAAAACCCAACCCTTCTGAAGAAGATTTACACGGAGCTCTACATCATTGAGGGAAACACCACACAAGTCAACAGGAAGCATGAAGTCAAACTGATTGAAAGAGTTTTCATGAAATCGGCCAGACcagaaaaaacaatcagatgtGAAGATATCTTTAAATCCTTCTCTAGAAGtgataaaccaatcagaaccGTGATGACAGAAGGAGTTGCTGGCATTGGGAAAACAGTCTTAACTCAGAAGTTTGCACTGGACTGGGCGGAAGACAAAGCTAACCAGAACATCCAGTTCatatttccattttctttcagagAGTTGAATATGGTGAAGCAGGAAAAGTTTAGTTTGGTTGGACTAATTCATCTCTTCTTTTCTGAAAGCAAAGAAGCAGGGATCCGGAACTTTGAAGAGTTCCAGGTTTTGTTCATCTTTGATGGTCTAGATGAGTGTCGATTTCCTCTGAACTTGAACAGTAAAGAGATCCTGACGGATGTTACAAAGCCCACGTCATTGGATGTGCTGCTGACAAACCTGATCAGAGGGAAATTACTCCCCTCAGCTCGCATCTGGATAACAACCCGACCTGCAGCAGCCTGTCAGATCCCTCCTGAGTTTGTTGACCTGGTCACAGATGTGAGAGGGTTCAATGACCCACAGAAGGAGGAGTACTTCAGAAAGAGATTCACAGAAGAAGAGCAAACTAGAGCGATCATCTCCCACATCAAGGCATCCCGAAGCCTCCACATCATGTGTCACATTCCAGTCTTCTGCTGGATCTCTGCTACTGTTCTTGAGGATGCATTTAAAGCCAGAGAGAAAAGAGAGCTGCCCACATCCCTGACTGAGATGTATGTCTACTTCCTGGTGGTTCTGTCTAAAGTGAAGAAGGTCAAGTATGATGGTGGAGCTGAGACAGATTCCCTCTGGAGTCCAGAGACCAGGAAGATGATCCAGTCTTTGGGAAAACTGGCTTTTGAGCAGTTGATGGAAGGCAACCTGTTCTTTTATGAATCTGACCTGACAGAGTGTGGCATTGAAATCAAAGCAGCCTCTGTGTACTCAGGAGTTTTCACAGAGATCTTTCAGGAGGAGAGAGGGGTGTTCCATGAGAAGGTGTTTTGCTTTGTCCATCTGAGTGTTCAAGAGTTTCTGGCTGCTCTTCATGTCCATCTGACATTCATCAGCACTGGTGTAAATCTGCTGTCAGAGGAGCAATCATCTCCCCAGAAACCCAAAATCTCTGCAGAGACATTTGATCTCTTTTACCAGCGTGCTGTAGACAAAGCCTTACAGAGCAGAAATGGACATCTGGACCTGTTTCTTCGGTTCCTTCTGGGTCTTTCACTAAGAAAAAATCAGACACTTTTACACGGCCTTGTGACaaggagagaaacagaaatCAGCTCCAGTCAGAACACAGTTCAGTACATCAAAAAGAAGATTAGTCAGaatgtttgcattttgaaaaacaacaacttgttttattgtctgaacGAGCTGAAGGACTGCTCTCTGATAGAGGAGGTCCAGCAAACACTGAGATCAGGCAGACTGCCAACAGATAAATTGCCTCCTGCTCAGTGGGCAGCTCTGGTCAACGTTATACTTTCCTCAGAGGGAAATCTTGATGAGTTTGACCTGAAGAACTACTATGAATCAGATGTGGCTTTAGTGGGCCTGGTAACAGTGGTCATAAACTGCACTAAAGCTGT gctGAGTTGCTGTAACCTGACAGAGATGTGCTGTAGTGGTCTGGCCTCTAGTCTGCAATCAAAGTGCTTCATTCTGAAGAAGTTGGACCTCAGTAACAACGACCTGAAGGACTCGGGAGTGAAGCTGCTGTGTGGCGGACTGCGCAGTCCAAACTGCACACTGGAAACTCTTAG gctGTCAGGCTGTTTAATCACAAAGGAAGGCTGTGTGGCGCTGTCGTCTTCTCTGAGTTTCAACTGTTCTCACCTGAAAGAGTTGGATCTGAGCTACAATCATCCAGAAGAATTTGGAATAAAACTCTTTTCTGCTGGACTGGAGGACCCCAGCTGGGCATTGCAGACTCTCAg AACTGAGCCAGGTGGACcacagtttttaaaacctggtctggGGAAGT ATGCCTGTGAACTCATACTGGACTCCAACACAGCACACAGAGACCTCGCCCTGCCTGACAACAGAAAAGTGACAGTGAGAACAGAAAACCACCCATATCCTGATCATCCAGAGAGATTTGAAGTcatgaaacagctgctgtgtaAAGATGGCCTCACTGGTCAGAGTTACTGGGAGGTTGAGTGGCGAGGAAGCGTTTGCATTGCAGTAACTTACAAAGGGAtcagaagaaaaggaggaagtaATGACAGCTGCCTTGGAATGAATGCTCAGTCGTGGTGTTTGCTGTGCTCTGATGATGGCCACTCTGTCCTGCACGATAACCAAATAACACCCATCCAAGGAGCCCCTTCAAACAGAGTGGGGGTCTATCTGGACTGGCCTGATGGCTCTCTGTCCTTCTTCAGGCTTTTCTCTGACAAAAAGATCCACCTTCACACATTCAATTTCACATTCACTGAACCAGTGTACCCTGGTTTTGGGATTGTATCTGATTCCTGTAACTCCTCATTGGCTTTGTGTCACATTTAG
- the LOC108243236 gene encoding NACHT, LRR and PYD domains-containing protein 12-like isoform X2, producing the protein MSQSEKIDEAHLSSNDKLSEDHDNQKRQKRFEQKNRSSTTPSAVSIQSNKSMDYPLVFKHGSFSGVHQDLSTCHQTNADSLFGVLEKDTITFVKSELKKLQRLLSSDSSKDFQSQLEEEEEFLCDAQEKRSREEAFLKIILQFLRLMNEEEIADALLNSDSIVSPSEEKDEDYLPSNDKTSEKCDNWNRSERIQLKRHKFVPPSSVSLKSDKSMDYPLGLKQAEETSEEPAAPNFVSFRSNKSMDYPLGFKQAEKKNGTSTPNFVPLQSNKSMDYPLGFKQEGKEFRAHQKANLDSVFKLLEEKIVAFVKNELKKFQKLLNLERVCNQNEEEQVVDCKEEEEKMISKEAFLTIILQFLRRMNQEELGSSIMNKTCVIMCHCKLKFNLKKRLAYVFEGMAKAENPTLLKKIYTELYIIEGNTTQVNRKHEVKLIERVFMKSARPEKTIRCEDIFKSFSRSDKPIRTVMTEGVAGIGKTVLTQKFALDWAEDKANQNIQFIFPFSFRELNMVKQEKFSLVGLIHLFFSESKEAGIRNFEEFQVLFIFDGLDECRFPLNLNSKEILTDVTKPTSLDVLLTNLIRGKLLPSARIWITTRPAAACQIPPEFVDLVTDVRGFNDPQKEEYFRKRFTEEEQTRAIISHIKASRSLHIMCHIPVFCWISATVLEDAFKAREKRELPTSLTEMYVYFLVVLSKVKKVKYDGGAETDSLWSPETRKMIQSLGKLAFEQLMEGNLFFYESDLTECGIEIKAASVYSGVFTEIFQEERGVFHEKVFCFVHLSVQEFLAALHVHLTFISTGVNLLSEEQSSPQKPKISAETFDLFYQRAVDKALQSRNGHLDLFLRFLLGLSLRKNQTLLHGLVTRRETEISSSQNTVQYIKKKISQNVCILKNNNLFYCLNELKDCSLIEEVQQTLRSGRLPTDKLPPAQWAALVNVILSSEGNLDEFDLKNYYESDVALVGLVTVVINCTKAVLSCCNLTEMCCSGLASSLQSKCFILKKLDLSNNDLKDSGVKLLCGGLRSPNCTLETLRLSGCLITKEGCVALSSSLSFNCSHLKELDLSYNHPEEFGIKLFSAGLEDPSWALQTLRTEPGGPQFLKPGLGKYACELILDSNTAHRDLALPDNRKVTVRTENHPYPDHPERFEVMKQLLCKDGLTGQSYWEVEWRGSVCIAVTYKGIRRKGGSNDSCLGMNAQSWCLLCSDDGHSVLHDNQITPIQGAPSNRVGVYLDWPDGSLSFFRLFSDKKIHLHTFNFTFTEPVYPGFGIVSDSCNSSLALCHI; encoded by the exons ATGAGTCAGTCTGAGAAAATAGATGAGGCACATCTGTCCTCAAATGACAAACTGTCTGAAGACCATGACAaccagaaaagacaaaaaag gtttgaacagaaaaacagaagttctACAACACCAAGCGCTGTGTCCATACAGAGCAACAAATCCATGGATTACcctcttgtttttaaacatggtTCATTTTCAGG AGTTCATCAGGATCTATCCACCTGTCATCAAACAAACGCGGACTCATTATTTGGG gtTCTTGAGAAAGACACAATTACTTTCGTTAAGAGTGAGCTGAAGAAACTTCAAAGGCTGTTAAGCTCCGATTCTTCAAAAGACTTTCAGAGTCAActtgaggaagaagaggagttTCTTTGTGACGCACAAgagaagaggagcagagaggaggccTTTCTGAAAATCATTCTGCAGTTTTTGAGGCTAATGAATGAAGAGGAGATTGCTGATGCTCTTCTGAACA GTGATTCCATTGTGAGTCCATCTGAAGAGAAAGACGAGGACTACTTGCCTTCAAATGATAAAACATCTGAGAAATGTGACAACTGGAACAGATCTGAGag GATTCAGCTAAAGAGACACAAATTTGTTCCACCAAGCAGTGTGTCACTAAAGAGTGATAAATCTATGGATTACCCTCTTGGATTAAAACA GGCTGAGGAAACATCAGAAGAGCCTGCTGCGCCAAACTTTGTGTCCTTCAGAAGCAACAAATCCATGGATTACCCTCTTGGTTTTAAACA GGCTGAGAAGAAAAATGGAACTTCTACACCAAACTTTGTACCCTTACAGAGCAATAAATCCATGGATTACCCTCTTGGATTTAAACAAGAGGGTAAAGAATTCAG AGCTCACCAGAAAGCAAACCTGGACTCAGTCTTTAAG CTTCTTGAGGAGAAAATTGTTGCTTTTGTAAAGAACGAGCTGAAGAAGTTCCAAAAGCTTTTGAACCTGGAAAGAGTTTGTAACCAGAATGAAGAAGAACAGGTGGTTGATtgcaaagaggaagaggagaagatgATCAGTAAAGAGGCTTTTCTGACTATAATTCTGCAATTTCTAAGGAGAATGAATCAGGAAGAGCTGGGCTCCTCTATAATGAACA aaacttgTGTGATCATGTGTCACTGCAAACTCAAATTTAATCTGAAGAAAAGGTTGGCATACGTGTTTGAAGGGATGGCTAAAGCAGAAAACCCAACCCTTCTGAAGAAGATTTACACGGAGCTCTACATCATTGAGGGAAACACCACACAAGTCAACAGGAAGCATGAAGTCAAACTGATTGAAAGAGTTTTCATGAAATCGGCCAGACcagaaaaaacaatcagatgtGAAGATATCTTTAAATCCTTCTCTAGAAGtgataaaccaatcagaaccGTGATGACAGAAGGAGTTGCTGGCATTGGGAAAACAGTCTTAACTCAGAAGTTTGCACTGGACTGGGCGGAAGACAAAGCTAACCAGAACATCCAGTTCatatttccattttctttcagagAGTTGAATATGGTGAAGCAGGAAAAGTTTAGTTTGGTTGGACTAATTCATCTCTTCTTTTCTGAAAGCAAAGAAGCAGGGATCCGGAACTTTGAAGAGTTCCAGGTTTTGTTCATCTTTGATGGTCTAGATGAGTGTCGATTTCCTCTGAACTTGAACAGTAAAGAGATCCTGACGGATGTTACAAAGCCCACGTCATTGGATGTGCTGCTGACAAACCTGATCAGAGGGAAATTACTCCCCTCAGCTCGCATCTGGATAACAACCCGACCTGCAGCAGCCTGTCAGATCCCTCCTGAGTTTGTTGACCTGGTCACAGATGTGAGAGGGTTCAATGACCCACAGAAGGAGGAGTACTTCAGAAAGAGATTCACAGAAGAAGAGCAAACTAGAGCGATCATCTCCCACATCAAGGCATCCCGAAGCCTCCACATCATGTGTCACATTCCAGTCTTCTGCTGGATCTCTGCTACTGTTCTTGAGGATGCATTTAAAGCCAGAGAGAAAAGAGAGCTGCCCACATCCCTGACTGAGATGTATGTCTACTTCCTGGTGGTTCTGTCTAAAGTGAAGAAGGTCAAGTATGATGGTGGAGCTGAGACAGATTCCCTCTGGAGTCCAGAGACCAGGAAGATGATCCAGTCTTTGGGAAAACTGGCTTTTGAGCAGTTGATGGAAGGCAACCTGTTCTTTTATGAATCTGACCTGACAGAGTGTGGCATTGAAATCAAAGCAGCCTCTGTGTACTCAGGAGTTTTCACAGAGATCTTTCAGGAGGAGAGAGGGGTGTTCCATGAGAAGGTGTTTTGCTTTGTCCATCTGAGTGTTCAAGAGTTTCTGGCTGCTCTTCATGTCCATCTGACATTCATCAGCACTGGTGTAAATCTGCTGTCAGAGGAGCAATCATCTCCCCAGAAACCCAAAATCTCTGCAGAGACATTTGATCTCTTTTACCAGCGTGCTGTAGACAAAGCCTTACAGAGCAGAAATGGACATCTGGACCTGTTTCTTCGGTTCCTTCTGGGTCTTTCACTAAGAAAAAATCAGACACTTTTACACGGCCTTGTGACaaggagagaaacagaaatCAGCTCCAGTCAGAACACAGTTCAGTACATCAAAAAGAAGATTAGTCAGaatgtttgcattttgaaaaacaacaacttgttttattgtctgaacGAGCTGAAGGACTGCTCTCTGATAGAGGAGGTCCAGCAAACACTGAGATCAGGCAGACTGCCAACAGATAAATTGCCTCCTGCTCAGTGGGCAGCTCTGGTCAACGTTATACTTTCCTCAGAGGGAAATCTTGATGAGTTTGACCTGAAGAACTACTATGAATCAGATGTGGCTTTAGTGGGCCTGGTAACAGTGGTCATAAACTGCACTAAAGCTGT gctGAGTTGCTGTAACCTGACAGAGATGTGCTGTAGTGGTCTGGCCTCTAGTCTGCAATCAAAGTGCTTCATTCTGAAGAAGTTGGACCTCAGTAACAACGACCTGAAGGACTCGGGAGTGAAGCTGCTGTGTGGCGGACTGCGCAGTCCAAACTGCACACTGGAAACTCTTAG gctGTCAGGCTGTTTAATCACAAAGGAAGGCTGTGTGGCGCTGTCGTCTTCTCTGAGTTTCAACTGTTCTCACCTGAAAGAGTTGGATCTGAGCTACAATCATCCAGAAGAATTTGGAATAAAACTCTTTTCTGCTGGACTGGAGGACCCCAGCTGGGCATTGCAGACTCTCAg AACTGAGCCAGGTGGACcacagtttttaaaacctggtctggGGAAGT ATGCCTGTGAACTCATACTGGACTCCAACACAGCACACAGAGACCTCGCCCTGCCTGACAACAGAAAAGTGACAGTGAGAACAGAAAACCACCCATATCCTGATCATCCAGAGAGATTTGAAGTcatgaaacagctgctgtgtaAAGATGGCCTCACTGGTCAGAGTTACTGGGAGGTTGAGTGGCGAGGAAGCGTTTGCATTGCAGTAACTTACAAAGGGAtcagaagaaaaggaggaagtaATGACAGCTGCCTTGGAATGAATGCTCAGTCGTGGTGTTTGCTGTGCTCTGATGATGGCCACTCTGTCCTGCACGATAACCAAATAACACCCATCCAAGGAGCCCCTTCAAACAGAGTGGGGGTCTATCTGGACTGGCCTGATGGCTCTCTGTCCTTCTTCAGGCTTTTCTCTGACAAAAAGATCCACCTTCACACATTCAATTTCACATTCACTGAACCAGTGTACCCTGGTTTTGGGATTGTATCTGATTCCTGTAACTCCTCATTGGCTTTGTGTCACATTTAG
- the snrnp48 gene encoding U11/U12 small nuclear ribonucleoprotein 48 kDa protein: MSDSSLTGDLQDRQERLQELTEFTEKCKKQLNEIFETLGWSRDSKDFNQEPMGQCPYDPHHKVPVRTMEKHKASCQLRKMGYSAEEQAEMLDPSVCYDKSNIRSFSMDKSTQHQVILQARSAAPLMKMEGVFWQGQYSGQPVDVPQNHKRAVCDLTVADRLALYDHVIGILSQQKESASNEDLYVDLVSKLRKGEEQNEPKSHLELMAEMRDYKRRRQSYRAKNVHITKKSYTEVIREVISVHSGELARQWKEEEEDEKESSRSDHSSHSRWTDRRQSGSSESHRSHKRRRSQERSHDREGKKKKKKRDRDSHSPDDCHHDRKKKKKKKDDKDREKKE, encoded by the exons ATGTCGGACTCATCACTAACAGGAGATCTTCAGGACCGCCAGGAGCGTCTGCAGGAGCTCACAGAGTTTACTGAAAAGTGCAAAAAGCAGTTAAACGAAATATTTGAAACGTTGGGATGGTCGCGAGACTCCAAGGATTTCAACCAG GAGCCAATGGGGCAGTGCCCCTATGACCCCCACCACAAAGTCCCAGTCAGGACCATGGAGAAACACAAAGCCTCTTGTCAGCTCCGGAAAATGGGATACTCAGCTGAGGAGCAG GCAGAGATGCTTGATCCCTCTGTGTGTTATGATAAAAGCAACATCAGAAGCTTTTCAATGG ACAAATCAACCCAGCACCAGGTGATCCTTCAGGCGAGATCTGCAGCTCCACTGATGAAGATGGAAGGAGTCTTCTGGCAAG GTCAGTACTCTGGCCAGCCTGTCGATGTGCCTCAGAACCACAAGCGAGCTGTGTGCGACCTCACTGTTGCAGACCGATTGGCTCTTTACGATCATGTGATTGGCATCCTGAGCCAACAGAAGGAATCAGCTTCCAACGAGGATCTCTACGTAGATTTGGTGTCAAAGCTTCGAAAAG GTGAGGAGCAAAATGAGCCGAAGAGTCACTTGGAGCTGATGGCTGAGATGAGAGACTACAAGAGGCGGCGTCAGTCCTACAGAGCCAAGAACGTTCACATCACCAAAAAGTCCTACACCGAG GTGATCAGAGAGGTGATCAGTGTTCATTCAGGGGAACTTGCTCGACagtggaaagaagaagaagaggacgaGAAGGAGTCCTCCAGGTCTGATCACTCCTCCCACAG tcgCTGGACGGATAGAAGACAGTCAGGCTCCTCTGAGTCCCACCGCTCGCACAAGCGCCGCCGCAGTCAGGAACGAAGCCACGACAGGGAgggcaaaaagaagaagaaaaagagggacAG AGATTCCCATTCCCCGGATGACTGTCACCATgaccgaaagaaaaagaagaagaagaaagacgaCAAGGACAGGGAGAAGAAAGAGTGA
- the sri gene encoding sorcin has translation MAYPGYGAPPGGVPGMQQDPLYGYFSAVAGQDGQISADELQRCLTQSGMSGSYQPFSLDTCRLMINMLDRDMSGTMGFNEFKDLCQALNGWKQTFGSFDRDRSGAVEGHELQQAIGSMGYNLSPQAMNCIMKRYSNHGRIPFDDFVSCCVRLRALTDQFRRRDTTHTGNASFQYDDFIQVTMSV, from the exons ATGGCCTATCCCGGATACGGTGCACCACCCGGTGGAGTTCCAGGGATG CAACAAGATCCTCTCTATGGCTATTTTTCAGCCGTTGCCGGACAG GATGGACAGATCTCTGCCGATGAGCTGCAGCGCTGCCTCACACAGTCTGGGATGTCTGGCTCATACCAAC CTTTCAGCCTGGATACCTGCAGACTGATGATTAACATGCTGGAT AGGGACATGTCTGGCACCATGGGCTTTAATGAGTTCAAGGATCTGTGTCAGGCTCTGAATGGCTGGAAACAAACCTTTGGATCCTTTGATCGTGACCGCAGCGGGGCGGTAGAGGGCCACGAACTGCAGCAGGCGATTGGATCAATGG GTTACAACTTAAGTCCTCAAGCTATGAACTGCATCATGAAGCGCTACAGCAATCATGGCAGAATTCCTTTCGATGATTTTGTGAGCTGCTGTGTGAGACTCCGCGCCCTGACAG ATCAGTTCCGGAGAAGGGATACGACCCACACAGGAAATGCTTCATTTCAGTATGATGAT TTTATACAGGTCACCATGAGCGTATGA